In Persicimonas caeni, a single window of DNA contains:
- a CDS encoding porin has product MMSRRRTLNVCLFGALASSLFALPAAAQDTDSEEDVRPEMKEMLEDDEGSEARGIVVSDNFPGEDDEEPAGWTVEFFGYLRTQYTAIQDDPNLEEFGRNDGFIIADARFGFLGYLDNGLGFELEVDAGVPRPTEEANTAIGEVVTRLRDGYVFYQPHPLFRASAGQFKVPFDIEELLSTANILFVERSVGSRGVEGVEGPNREGLSVGRQVGVRIDSDPFFFVTEDDGPGVSYALAATNGQSANRSLNDNDQAAFYGRVNLHWGEIARLGGGAYYNDRTIGELPDLIGETQTGWTADLTVAAAGFSLLANVVQVEFEPPEEVGAEPARTGLSYQAQVAYEEPFFGLQPAYRFAYLDPDTDREGAEAGIRFESLTYHTVGLNYNAKTYPLRLMLNYTITAEEQLEIDNDRFDALVQVEW; this is encoded by the coding sequence ATGATGTCTCGACGCCGCACGCTCAATGTTTGTCTGTTTGGAGCGCTGGCCTCCAGCCTTTTCGCCCTGCCCGCCGCAGCCCAAGACACCGACTCCGAGGAAGATGTCCGCCCGGAGATGAAGGAAATGCTCGAAGACGACGAGGGCTCCGAGGCCCGAGGCATCGTCGTCAGTGACAATTTCCCGGGCGAGGATGATGAGGAGCCCGCCGGGTGGACCGTCGAGTTCTTCGGCTATCTGCGCACGCAGTACACGGCCATTCAAGACGATCCCAACCTCGAAGAGTTCGGCCGCAACGACGGATTCATCATCGCCGACGCGCGCTTTGGCTTTTTGGGCTACCTGGACAACGGTCTCGGCTTCGAGCTCGAAGTCGACGCCGGCGTGCCTCGCCCCACTGAAGAGGCCAACACCGCCATCGGTGAGGTGGTCACGCGCTTGCGAGACGGCTACGTGTTCTACCAACCGCACCCGCTGTTTCGCGCCTCCGCCGGTCAGTTCAAGGTCCCCTTCGACATCGAAGAGTTGCTCTCCACGGCCAATATCCTCTTCGTGGAGCGCTCGGTGGGAAGCCGCGGCGTCGAGGGCGTCGAGGGTCCCAACCGTGAAGGACTGTCAGTGGGCCGCCAGGTCGGTGTGCGCATCGACTCGGATCCGTTCTTCTTCGTGACCGAGGACGACGGCCCGGGCGTCAGCTACGCCCTCGCCGCGACCAACGGCCAGAGCGCCAATCGCAGCCTCAACGACAACGACCAGGCCGCCTTCTATGGGCGCGTCAACTTGCACTGGGGTGAGATCGCCCGGCTCGGCGGCGGCGCGTACTACAACGACCGCACCATCGGCGAGCTGCCCGACCTGATCGGCGAGACCCAGACGGGCTGGACGGCCGACCTGACGGTGGCCGCCGCCGGCTTCTCGCTTCTGGCAAACGTCGTGCAGGTCGAGTTCGAGCCGCCCGAAGAGGTCGGCGCCGAGCCCGCCCGCACCGGCTTGAGCTATCAGGCCCAGGTCGCCTACGAAGAGCCCTTCTTCGGGCTGCAGCCGGCTTACCGCTTCGCTTACCTCGACCCGGACACTGACCGCGAGGGCGCCGAAGCAGGCATCCGCTTCGAATCGCTGACCTATCACACCGTCGGCCTCAACTATAACGCCAAGACCTATCCGCTTCGATTGATGCTCAACTACACGATCACTGCCGAGGAGCAGCTCGAGATCGATAACGATCGCTTCGATGCTCTCGTT